From Hartmannibacter diazotrophicus, a single genomic window includes:
- a CDS encoding heavy metal translocating P-type ATPase: MQPNPTGPAIPYRLIVLILATVGAVSGAIAWLIGRPDVAAGSWAAGTLPVLVALAIDIVVTLRRGDVGLDLIAALSMGTALAFGEPLAANVVALMYAGGEQLESLAEGRATREMTALIGHVARTALKIAGERMVETPIEVLQPGDQIYVRHGEVVPADGLLADQTAVLDTSPLTGESLPVTLNSGMAVLSGATNIGNAFTMTATKAAADSAYASIVRLVEQARASKAPSSRIADRYAIWFLLLTLVVAGLAWGLSGDRMRALAVLVVATPCPLILALPIAIISGMSRAASIGVLIKTAGALEALSNLKTAILDKTGTLTIGMVRLREIRPEPGFSQDDLLQLAASLDQASHHIVAKALIAAADEAGLDLVTPTDVEEVAGSGLTGHVAGRSVVLGGRDFVRDHIDDMPEDVAATLPAGTAIVAVAVDNRFAGVIALADELRDDAVETLASFRRGGIRRIVLASGDHEAVVADVRQSLDVDVAHGAMQPEDKLRLVEREQQNGPVIMVGDGVNDAPALARANVGVALGVHGTAASSETADVVLLVDRLSRLGDAMTIARRARMIAMQSVLVGLGLSIAAMVVAAFGFLPPVAGALTQEAIDIAVILNAMRVLR, from the coding sequence GTGCAGCCAAACCCCACCGGTCCAGCCATCCCCTATCGACTGATCGTCTTGATACTGGCAACCGTCGGCGCGGTTTCGGGAGCCATCGCGTGGCTCATCGGCCGGCCGGACGTGGCAGCAGGATCGTGGGCAGCGGGAACGCTACCTGTACTTGTGGCCCTTGCGATCGATATCGTGGTCACACTCAGACGCGGAGACGTCGGGCTCGATCTGATCGCAGCTTTGTCGATGGGGACGGCACTGGCATTCGGGGAACCGCTGGCCGCCAATGTGGTAGCGTTAATGTATGCAGGCGGCGAACAGTTGGAAAGCCTTGCGGAAGGGCGCGCCACCCGGGAAATGACCGCCCTCATCGGTCACGTTGCTCGAACAGCCCTGAAAATCGCTGGCGAACGCATGGTGGAGACACCCATCGAGGTGCTGCAACCTGGCGATCAAATTTACGTGCGTCACGGCGAAGTCGTGCCCGCCGACGGCTTGCTGGCGGATCAGACCGCCGTCCTCGACACGTCGCCCCTGACGGGAGAAAGCCTCCCCGTCACGCTGAATTCCGGCATGGCGGTACTGAGCGGCGCGACCAACATCGGCAATGCCTTCACCATGACCGCGACCAAGGCTGCCGCGGACAGTGCCTACGCCTCGATCGTTCGCCTCGTCGAGCAGGCCCGCGCCAGCAAGGCGCCGAGTTCGCGCATCGCCGACCGCTATGCCATCTGGTTTCTTCTTCTGACGCTGGTCGTCGCCGGGCTTGCCTGGGGGCTTTCCGGCGATCGCATGCGGGCCCTTGCCGTTCTCGTGGTGGCAACCCCCTGCCCGCTGATCCTGGCCCTTCCCATCGCCATCATCTCGGGCATGTCCCGGGCCGCGAGCATCGGCGTCCTGATCAAGACGGCCGGCGCGCTGGAAGCCCTTTCCAACCTCAAGACGGCCATTCTCGACAAGACGGGGACCCTCACCATCGGAATGGTGCGGCTTCGCGAGATCCGTCCGGAACCGGGCTTCAGCCAGGACGACCTCCTGCAGCTTGCCGCCTCGCTCGACCAGGCTTCGCACCACATTGTCGCCAAGGCGCTCATTGCGGCGGCGGACGAGGCCGGCCTTGATCTCGTCACCCCGACCGACGTCGAGGAAGTCGCCGGGTCCGGCCTGACGGGACATGTCGCGGGCCGATCGGTCGTACTTGGCGGGCGGGATTTCGTCCGCGACCATATCGACGACATGCCCGAGGATGTCGCGGCCACCCTGCCGGCCGGAACGGCCATCGTCGCGGTGGCGGTCGACAACCGCTTTGCCGGCGTCATCGCCCTTGCCGACGAGCTTCGCGACGATGCGGTGGAAACGCTGGCAAGCTTCCGGCGGGGCGGCATCCGCCGGATCGTCCTTGCCTCCGGCGATCATGAGGCGGTTGTCGCCGACGTCAGGCAGTCGCTCGATGTCGACGTCGCCCACGGCGCCATGCAGCCGGAGGACAAGCTGCGGCTGGTGGAGCGCGAGCAGCAGAACGGACCGGTGATCATGGTCGGCGACGGGGTCAACGACGCGCCGGCGCTGGCGCGGGCCAACGTGGGCGTCGCGCTTGGTGTCCATGGTACCGCGGCTTCGTCGGAAACGGCCGACGTGGTGCTTCTCGTCGACCGTCTTTCACGCCTTGGCGATGCGATGACGATTGCCCGCAGGGCAAGAATGATCGCCATGCAGAGCGTTCTCGTCGGCCTCGGGCTTTCCATCGCCGCCATGGTCGTCGCGGCCTTCGGCTTCCTGCCGCCCGTCGCGGGCGCCTTGACGCAGGAAGCCATCGACATTGCCGTCATCCTCAATGCGATGCGCGTCCTCAGGTGA